In Falco biarmicus isolate bFalBia1 chromosome 6, bFalBia1.pri, whole genome shotgun sequence, the following are encoded in one genomic region:
- the GTF3C2 gene encoding general transcription factor 3C polypeptide 2, with amino-acid sequence MGEGAEPFGNDVAGVTRSLRATAALRLPDPVPCWLRGPRRGGGGGSGSPWGPARMASSAARGPRCRERSRRGRSGRESAAAGRSRSRSRAREGEPRPLRELSPFRDVDASAHSEKGVEAAKSQKKTVQNKKTKSHPSDPSDPAPAEAEDCGEPSRTSENGAVPPPKAPRKRGRKSKTEMLLLKLSQDLECPTPEPICVQKMLGSSEAAEGLETPRGGRPKRRAAKVALLYLQELAEELTSVYQPPAPTEGAQEPEPEVEHVQKKRRSRRRKEEETDSDDPAQDSDFVPSKEVLLQAEEEEGSDAPLSEVSEPELEVLRGHGGKVSSAGRSKPQCRGLAPNGFHNSIMAPVEKCSSLTCSLRDQKYSQWEFPDWIPLVHKWTCLSESEAAPYLPAEDRSPLFSIQREGIEDEGVLYRVNRFNSLQPHKERLDVSFFVGGPVWAMEWCPSPEGSAASQYVAVYCHGSMEETHSVAGLHRGPALLQLWGLGTLQQEQGTADKARLAYAIAADHGCVWDMKFCPSGAWEPPTAARKHPQMSRLGLLAVAFSVGKVLLYSLPHPSALQHSKRTQVKDGSFHKHIICKVQCIATLQVGSVQAGNASECGQCFSLSWMPSKPHHHLAAGFYDGTVAVWNLLTKSLLQCVRQPDGSLKLYPFRCFLAHDHAVRSIEWCKADSNFLVTAGSDRKIKFWDLRRLYEPINSIKRFLSTEVAWLLPYNGVTVAQDNCYASYGLCGIHYIDAGYLGFKAYFVAPRKGTVWSISGSDWLNTVAAGDITGELVAAVLPDLAINPLNVKRSSDRRFPIYKADLLPCSTAGSEGGEQALPKTRLYSEMVTKSYIRFWDTDLRSFKNFPSREPMRRMHTQEVKAELSLDRLQLESLHKVRFSPNLDSHGWLVSGGQAGIVRAHCLSGLTSSVGCQLLLERRARFSSLFGDKPGSPSPAEHSPLPAE; translated from the exons ATGGGGGAGGGCGCGGAGCCTTTCGGTAATGACGTTGCCGGCGTGACGCGATCCCTCCGCGCCACCGCCGCGCTTCGGCTTCCGGATCCGGTTCCGTGCTGGCTGCGCGGCCCGCgacggggcggcggcggcggctccgggaGCCCGTGGGGACCCGCCCGGATGGCGTCCAGCGCCGCCCGCGGGCCGCGCTGCCGGGAGCGGAGCCGCCGGGGCCGCTCGGGACGGGAATCGGCTGCCGCCGGCCGCAGCCGCAGCCGCAGCCGGGCGCGAGAGGGCGAGCCCCGGCCGCTCC GGGAATTGTCACCGTTCAGAGATGTGGATGCTTCGGCCCACTCTGAGAAGGGAGTAGAAGCTGCCAAGTCCCAGAAAAAAACtgtccaaaacaaaaaaacaaaaagtcatCCTAGTGACCCCAGTGACCCAGCCCCTGCGGAGGCCGAGGACTGTGGTGAGCCCTCGAGGACCTCTGAGAACGGGGCCGTGCCACCTCCAAAGGCACCGAGGAAGCGCGGGCGAAAGTCCAAGACggagatgctgctgctaaaaCTGTCTCAGGACCTGGAGTGCCCGACCCCGGAGCCCATCTGCGTGCAGAAGATGCTGGGGAGCAGCGAGGCAGCGGAGGGCCTGGAGACCCCCCGCGGCGGGCGCCCCAAGAGGCGAGCAGCCAAAGT GGCTTTGCTGTACCTGcaagagctggcagaggagctgacATCTGTGTACCAGCCTCCAGCTCCCACTGAGGGTGCCCAAGAGCCGGAGCCAGAGGTTGAGCATGTGCAGAAAAAGCGTCGGAGCcggaggaggaaggaggaggaaacagaTAGTGATGATCCTGCACAAGATTCTGACTTTGTGCCCTCGAAGGAGGTGTTGCtacaggcagaggaggaggaggggagtgatgCACCACTCAGTGAGGTGTCGGAGCCAGAGCTGGAGGTGCTCCGAGGACATGGTGGGAAGGTGTCGTCTGCAGGG AGATCCAAGCCCCAGTGCCGAGGCCTTGCTCCCAATGGCTTCCACAACTCCATCATGGCCCCAGTGGAGAAGTGCTCCAGcctcacctgcagcct GCGAGATCAGAAGTACTCGCAGTGGGAATTCCCCGACTGGATCCCTTTGGTGCATAAGTGGACATGTCTCTCTGAAAG CGAAGCTGCCCCGTACCTGCCAGCAGAGGACAGGTCTCCCCTCTTCTCCATCCAGCGGGAGGGCATCGAAGACGAAGGTGTCTTGTACAGGGTAAACAG GTTCaactccctgcagccccacaagGAACGCCTGGATGTGTCTTTCTTCGTGGGTGGCCCTGTGTGGGCAATGGAGTGGTGCCCGTCCCCGGAGGGCTCGGCGGCCTCTCAATACGTGGCTGTCTACTGCCATGGGAGCATGGAGGAGACACACAGCGTGGCTGGGCTCCACAGGGGCCCCGcgctcctgcagctctggggcctGGGcacgctgcagcaggagcaggg cactgctgacaAAGCCAGGCTGGCCTATGCCATTGCTGCTGATCACGGCTGCGTCTGGGACATGAAGTTCTGCCCCAGTGGTGCCTGGGAGCCACCCACTGCTGCCAGGAAG CACCCACAGATGAGCCGGCTGGGCCTGCTGGCTGTGGCCTTCTCGGTTGGCAAGGTGCTGCTGTACTCCCTCCCGCACCCCAGCGCCCTGCAGCACTCCAAGAGAACCCAGGTAAAAG ATGGGTCCTTCCACAAACACATTATCTGCAAG GTGCAGTGTATTGCCACGCTCCAGGTGGGCTCCGTCCAGGCAGGGAATGCGTCCGAGTGTGGCCAGTGCTTTAGCCTCTCCTGGATGCCATCCAAGCCCCATCATCACCTTGCAGCTGGCTTTTATGATG GCACTGTGGCTGTCTGGAACCTGCTCACCAAGTCCCTGCTGCAGTGTGTGCGCCAGCCCGATGGCTCCCTCAAGCTCTACCCTTTCCGGTGCTTTCTAGCCCATGACCACGCAGTCCGGAGCATAGAGTGGTGCAAGGCTGACAG CAACTTCCTGGTCACGGCAGGGAGCGACCGTAAGATCAAGTTCTGGGACCTGCGGCGGCTCTATGAGCCCATCAACAGCATCAAGCGGTTCCTCAGCACTGAGGtggcctggctgctgccctACAATGGGGTCACCGTGGCCCAGGACAACTGCTATGCCTC TTATGGTCTCTGTGGGATCCACTACATTGACGCTGGGTACTTGGGCTTCAAGGCTTATTTTGTGGCCCCTCGCAAGGGGACTGTGTGG AGCATATCTGGCTCGGACTGGCTGAACACAGTGGCTGCGGGAGACATCACTGGCGAGCTGGTGGCTGCGGTGCTGCCTGACCTGGCCATCAACCCCCTCAACGTCAAGCGGTCCTCAGACCGCAGATTT CCCATCTACAAAGCTGatctgctgccctgcagcaccgcTGGGTCGGAGGGTGGTGAGCAGGCACTGCCGAAGACCAGGCTCTACAGCGAGATGGTGACCAAGAGCTACATCCGATTCTGGGACACAGACCTG CGCAGCTTCAAGAACTTCCCCAGCCGGGAGCCCATGCGCAGGATGCACACACAGGAGGTGAAGGCAGAGCTGAGCCTCGACCGGCTGCAGCTGGAGTCCCTGCACAAG GTGCGCTTCAGCCCCAACCTGGACTCGCACGGCTGGCTGGTGTCGGGTGGGCAGGCGGGCATCGTGCGGGCACACTGCCTGTCAGGGCTGACCTCCAGTGTGGgctgccagctgctcctggaACGGCGTGCCCGCTTCAGTTCCCTCTTTGGGGACAAgcctggcagccccagccctgccgagCACTCCCCACTGCCGGCAGAGTAA
- the SLC30A3 gene encoding probable proton-coupled zinc antiporter SLC30A3 codes for MEPPTGTESAHLVSPRDGRADGSLRLKSSHASHPPDTGNPLARPYPPSNPRAFIRHGHQRSRRPRDGPDRSCTGTSLQPTAAPAPLTPAPISSLPLRPGPRRAPRLTSPPRRPGQQPGPRHDTSVPPAPPPQAPAPAPAGLPSAPPLSRGEADSSGRAGPGLGGPWHTVAAWPDGGARTLPVAQPRTPAPRIPCHHRPPWLRLPGAAAAPPSPSPGRGRLQARRQLSIACTVCCFFMVGEVIGGYLAHSLAIMTDAAHLLTDVGSMSVSLFSLWVSTRPPSKTMSFGWHRSETLGALASVLSIWVVTGALVYLAAARIISNDYEIEAQAMLATAASAIAVNLVMAYILHQSPTGHCHGTGGYEQLESSRGCLPSHAPLPGSTSVRAAFVHVVGDLLQSVGVLVAATIIYFKPQCKIADPISTLFFSVFVLGSTFTILRDVFRVLMEGTPRGLDFDVVKEALLRVSGVKGVHDLHLWALTLSHHAVSVHVAAETSADPEMVLQEATTQLQSRFGFASCTVQVERYREEMAACQHCQDPCT; via the exons ATGGAGCCCCCGACCGGCACCGAGAGCGCCCACCTGGTCAGCCCGCGGGACGGCCGCGCCGACGGCAGCCTGCGCCTCAAGAG TTCCCACGCCTCCCACCCCCCCGACACCGGCAACCCCCTGGCACGTCCATACCCCCCCTCCAACCCCCGCGCCTTCATCCGACACGGACATCAGCGTTCCCGCAGACCTCGAGACGGCCCTGACCGTTCGTGCACCGGCACCTCCCTCCAGCCCACAGCGGCACCCGCACCCCTGACACCGGCACCCATCTCCTCCCTG CCCctgcgccccggcccccgccgcgcACCCCGACTCACCTCCCCACCCCGGCGCCCCGGCCAGCAGCCCGGCCCCAGGCACGACACCTCGGTCCCACCGGCACCTCCGCCGCAGGCACCGgctcccgcccccgccgggctcccctccgccccgccgctcAGCCGAGGTGAGGCGGACAGCTCCGGccgtgcggggccggggctgggtgGTCCGTGGCACACCGTGGCTGCCTGGCCCGACGGTGGCGCCCGTACCCTGCCGGTGGCCCAGCCGCGGACCCCG GCGCCCAGAATCCCCTGCCACCACCGGCCCCCCTGGCTCCGGCTCCccggtgctgctgcagccccccccagccccagccccggccggggCAGGCTCCAGGCCCGTCGGCAGCTGAGCATCGCCTGCACCgtctgctgtttcttcatggTCGGGGAGGTGATAG GTGGGTACCTGGCACACAGCCTGGCCATCATGACGGATGCAGCCCACCTGCTGACAGACGTGGGCAGCATGTCCGTCAGCCTCTTCTCCCTCTGGGTCTCTACCCGCCCACCCAGCAAGACCATGAGCTTCGGCTGGCACCGCTCAG AGACGCTGGGTGCACTGGCCTCTGTCCTCTCCATCTGGGTCGTGACTGGGGCCCTCGTGTACCTGGCGGCCGCCCGCATCATCAGCAATGACTACGAGATTGAGGCACAAGCCATGCTGGCTACAGCTGCCAGCGCCATCGCAGTCAACCTGGT cATGGCCTACATCCTGCACCAGTCCCCCACCGGCCACTGCCACGGCACAGGGGGCTACGAGCAGCTGGAGAGCTCCaggggctgcctgcccagccatGCCCCCCTGCCCGGCAGCACCAGTGTCCGTGCAGCCTTTGTCCACGTGGTGGGTGACCTGCTGCAAAGCGTCGGTGTTCTTGTGGCTGCCACCATCATCTACTTCAAG ccccagTGCAAGATTGCAGACCCCATCAGCACCCTCTTCTTCTCGGTCTTTGTCCTTGGCTCCACCTTCACCATCCTCAGGGACGTCTTCAGAGTCCTCATGGAAG GGACACCGCGGGGCCTCGATTTTGATGTGGTGAAGGAGGCGCTGCTGCGGGTGAGCGGGGTGAAGGGTGTCCATGACCTGCACCTCTGGGCCCTGACACTGAGCCACCATGCTGTGTCAGTGCACGTGGCTGCCG AGACCAGCGCCGACCCCGAGATGGTGCTGCAGGAAGCCAccacccagctgcagagcaggtttGGCTTTGCCTCATGCACGGTGCAGGTGGAACGGTACCGGGAGGAGATGgcagcctgccagcactgccaggacCCCTGCACCTGA
- the LOC130150925 gene encoding LOW QUALITY PROTEIN: uridine-cytidine kinase-like 1 (The sequence of the model RefSeq protein was modified relative to this genomic sequence to represent the inferred CDS: inserted 2 bases in 1 codon; deleted 1 base in 1 codon): protein MAAAGAEERCGAWGAAGPERGXPGPGPLGSLLSRLPLAPSPRRRTASQCKPEPPLLRTSMRTIYTAGRPPWYSETGAPVDEAFVIGLCGGSASGKTTVATRIIEALDVPWVVLLSMDSFYKVLDEGQQALAARSDYNFDHPDAFDFELLISVLRKLKKGKSVKVPVYDFTSHSRRREWKTVYGANVIVFEGILAFANKELLKLLDMKVFVDTDSDIRLVRRLQRDIMERGRDVAGVIKQYNKFVKPAFEQYIEPTVQVADIVVPRGGENFVALDLIVQHVHSQLEKREITVRAALASAHQDQPLPKTLSVLENTPQVRGMHTIIRNKDTTRDEFIFYSKRLMRLLIEHALSFLPLKSVTVETPQGTTYEGKRFHRQRITGVSILRAGETMEQALTAVCKDIRLGKILIQTNHDTGEPELHYLRLPKEISEDYVILMDSTVSTGAAAMMAVRVLLDHDVQEDRIFLLSLLMAEMGVHSVAYAFPCVRIITTAVDKRINEEFHIIPGIGNFGDRYFGTDGPSAWCESDGMDC from the exons atggcggcggcgggcgcggaggAGCGGTGCGGTGCGTGGGGCGCGGCGGGCCCCGAGCGCGG CCCCGGTCCCGGCCCGCTGGGCTCGCTGCTCAGCCGGCTGCCGCTTGCGCCGTCTCCGCGGCGGCGGACCGCCAGCCAGTGCAAGCCGGAGCCGCCACTGCTGCGCACCAGCATGCGGACCATCTACACGGCC GGCCGGCCGCCGTGGTACAGCGAGACCGGCGCGCCCGTGGATGAGGCCTTCGTCATCG GCCTGTGCGGCGGCAGTGCCTCAGGCAAAACAACGGTGGCAACACGGATCATAGAGGCGCTGGATGTGCCCTGGGTCGTGCTGCTGTCCATGGATTCCTTCTACAAG GTGCTGGACGAGGGGCAGCAGGCGCTGGCGGCCCGCAGTGACTACAACTTTGATCACCCCGATGCCTTCGACTTTGAGCTGCTCATCAGCGTCCTCCGCAAGCTCAAGAAGGGCAAGAGCGTGAAGGTGCCAGTCTACGACTTCACCTCGCACAGCCGCCGCCGCGAgtgg AAAACTGTGTACGGGGCCAACGTCATCGTGTTCGAAGGGATATTGGCTTTTGCGAACAAGGAGTTGCTGAAG CTCCTGGACATGAAAGTGTTTGTGGACACGGACTCTGACATCCGACTGGTGCGGCGGCTGCAACGTGACATCATGGAACGGGGGCGTGACGTTGCAGGTGTCATCAAGCAATACAACAAGTTTGTGAAGCCAGCCTTTGAGCAATACATCGAGCCCACCGTGCAGGTTGCCGACATCGTGGTGCCCAGGG GTGGGGAGAACTTTGTGGCCCTGGACCTCATTGTGCAGCATGTGCACAGCCAGCTTGAGAAG CGCGAGATCACTGTCAG GGCAGCTCTGGCCTCTGCCCACCAAGACCAGCCCCTGCCAAAGACACTGAGTGTCCTGGAGAACACACCGCAGGTGCGAGGCATGCACACCATCATCAG GAACAAGGACACAACCAGGGACGAGTTCATCTTCTACTCCAAGCGCCTGATGAGGCTGTTGATTGAACATGCCCTCTCCTTCCTGCCACTGAAG TCGGTCACTGTGGAGACGCCCCAGGGGACAACATATGAAGGAAAGCGGTTCCACAGACAGAGG atcACAGGTGTGTCCATCCTGCGAGCAGGGGAGACCATGGAGCAGGCCCTGACCGCTGTGTGCAAGGACATCCGCCTGGGCAAGATCCTGATCCAGACCAACCATGACACAGGGGAGCCTGAG CTCCACTACCTGCGCCTTCCCAAGGAGATCAGTGAGGACTACGTCATCCTCATGGACAGCACTGTGTCCACGGGAGCCGCAGCCATGATGGCAGTGCGAGTCCTGCTG GATCACGACGTGCAGGAGGACAGGATCTTCCTGCTGTCGCTGCTGATGGCGGAGATGGGGGTGCACTCTGTGGCTTACGCCTTTCCCTGTGTCCGCATCATCACCACTGCCGTGGACAAGAGGATCAACGAGGAGTTCC